A segment of the Streptomyces sp. Tu 2975 genome:
GCCTCGGCTCGCACGTCCACTGGGACCGCCGGCTCGACGCGCGTCTCGCCGCCGCCCTCATGGGCATCCAGGCCATCAAGGGCGTCGAGGTCGGCGACGGCTTCGACCTGGCCCGCGTGCCCGGTTCCAAGGCGCACGACGAGATCGTGTCCACCGACGAGGGCATCCGCCGCACGTCCGGCCGGTCCGGCGGGACCGAGGGCGGCATGTCCACCGGTGAGCTGCTGCGCGTCCGCGCCGCGATGAAGCCGATCGCGACCGTGCCGCGCGCCCTGCGCACCATCGACGTCGAGACCGGCGAGCCCGCGGCCGCCCACCACCAGCGCTCCGACGTCTGCGCCGTGCCCGCCGCGGGCATCGTCGCCGAGGCGATGGTGGCGCTGGTCCTCGCCGACGCCGTCGCGGAGAAGTTCGGCGGCGACAGCGTCACGGAGACCCGCCGCAACGTCCGCTCGTACCTCGACAACCTGCACATCCGATGAGCGCCCCGCTGATCGTCCTCGTCGGGCCGATGGGCTCGGGCAAGTCCACGGTCGGCGAGCTCCTCGCCGGCCGGCTCGGCGTGGCCTTCCGGGACACCGACGCGGACATCGTCGCCGCCGAGGGCCGCGAGATCTCCGACATCTTCGTCGAGGACGGCGAGGACCACTTCCGTGACCTCGAGCGTGCGGCCGTCCGGTCCGCCCTCGCGGAGCACCCGGGCGTACTCGCCCTCGGGGGCGGCGCGATCCTCGACGAGGGGACCCGCGAGCTGCTCACCGGCCTGCCCGTCGCCTACCTGTCGATGGACGTGGAGGAGGCGGTGAAGCGCGTCGGGCTCAACGCGGCCCGTCCGCTGCTCGCCGTCAACCCCCGCCGGCAGTGGCGCGAGCTGATGGACGCCCGCCGGCCCCTCTACAACGAAGTGGCCCGCGTCGTCGTGGCCACCGACGACCGGACCCCCGAAGAGGTCGCACAGGCGGTCCTCGACGCACTGGAGCTGAAGGACGCATGACTGACCAGGCAGTGACCCGTATCCAGATCGGCGGAACGGCCGGTACGGACCCGTACGAGGTGCTGGTCGGCCGGCAGTTGCTCGGCGAACTGCCGGGCCTGATCGGGACCAGGGCCCAGCGGGTGGCGGTGCTCCACCCCGAGGCGCTCGCGGAGACCGGTGAGGCGCTGCGCGCGGACCTCGCCGATCAGGGCTACGAGGCCGTCGCGATCCAGGTGCCGAACGCGGAGGAGGCCAAGACCGTCGAGGTCGCGGCGTACTGCTGGAAGGCGCTCGGCCAGACCGGGTTCACCCGCACCGACGTCATCGTCGGCGTCGGCGGCGGCGCCACGACCGACCTCGCCGGGTTCGTCGCGGCCAGCTGGCTGCGCGGCGTGCGCTGGATCGCCGTGCCCACCACCGTGCTCGCCATGGTCGACGCGGCCGTGGGCGGCAAGACCGGCATCAACACCGCGGAGGGCAAGAACCTCGTCGGCGCGTTCCACCCGCCCGCCGGCGTGCTGTGCGACCTGGCGGCGCTGGACTCGCTGCCGGTCAACGACTACGTCAGCGGCATGGCGGAGATCATCAAGGCCGGCTTCATCGCCGACCCGGTCATCCTCGACCTCGTCGAGGCCGACCCGCAGGGCGCCCGCACACCCGCCGGTCCGCACACGGCCGAGCTGATCGTGCGCTCCATCCAGGTCAAGGCCGACGTCGTCTCCAGCGACCTCAAGGAGTCCGGACTCCGCGAGATCCTGAACTACGGGCACACCCTCGCGCACGCCATCGAGAAGAACGAGCGCTACAAGTGGCGGCACGGCGCGGCCGTCTCCGTCGGCATGGTCTTCGCCGCCGAACTCGGCCGCCTCGCCGGGCGGCTGGACGACGCGACCGCCGACCGGCACCGCACGGTCCTCGAGTCCGTCGGACTCCCGCTGACCTACCGCGGCGACCAGTGGCCCAAGCTGCTGGAGACCATGAAGGTCGACAAGAAGTCCCGCGGCAACCTGCTGCGCTTCATCGTCCTCGACGGCCTCGGAAAGCCGACCGTTCTCGAAGGGCCCGACCCGGCCGTCCTGCTCGCCGCCTACGGCGAGGTCTCCGCATGACCCGCCGGGTGCTCGTGCTCAACGGCCCCAACCTCGGCCGCCTCGGCTCCCGCGAGCCGGACGTCTACGGCGCGACCTCCTACGCCGGTCTGGTGGACACCTGCCGAACCCTCGGCAAGGAGCTCGGTTTCGACGTCGACGTGCGCGAGACGAACGACGAGGGCGAGATGATCCGCTGGCTGCACGAGGCCGCGGACGGTTCAATTCCGGTCGTTCTCAACCCCGGTGCGTTCACGCACTACTCGTACGGGATGCGCGACGCCGCCGCTCAGCGCACGGCCCCGCTCATCGAGGTGCACATCTCCAACCCGTACACGCGCGAGGCGTTCCGCCACACCTCTGTGGTGGCCGCGGTCGCCAGTGGCACGGTGGCCGGCTTCGGCATCGGCTCCTACCGGCTCGCGCTGCGCGCGCTGGCGGAGGAAGTCGGCGGCTGACGGGCCGACGGGTGGAGCGGGGCACTTCTAGCCGCCCCGGACCGTTGTCGCTACGGCGGCCGGGCCCGGTCGCACATCCGGGCGGCACCGGGAGGGTACCGTTCGGTAGCACGGCGGCCGTCGGCCGTCCGACAGAACGTCAGTCGTACGAGACGGAGTGGCACCGGATGCAGCACGCAGTGGGGGCTCCGCTGCCGCCGCCCCACGGACCGGGGCGGGGACCGACCGGATGGATGCACGGTGCGCAGCACCCGGGCCCCGGCCCGGGGCTTCCCGCGGGGCCGCCACCGCCGCCCGCGGCGCCTGCCGGGCCTCCGCCACCCCCGCAAGGCTCTCCGGGGCCCGTGACGCCTCCTGGCCCGCCCGGCCCGGCACCGCACGGCGCCCCGCCGCAACCCTCCCGTGAGACGACGGGCCACATCCAGCTCCCGCCCGGCGGGCTGGTCCCCATACCCGCCCCGCCCCCGGCGGACAGCGGCACAGGCACCGCCATGCTCGCCGTGCTCCTGATCGGCCCGGCCGGCGCGGGAAAGACCACGGTGGCCCGCCACTGGGCCGACCACCGGCGGGTGCCGACGGCGCACATCAGCCTCGACGACGTCCGGGAATGGGTGTGCTCCGGCTTCGCCGACCCACAGTCCGGCTGGAACGACAACTCCGAGGCCCAGTACCGCCTCGCTCGCCGCACCTGCGGCTTCGCCGCCCGCAACTTCCTGGCCAACGGCATCTCCTGCATCCTCGACGACGCGGTCTTCCCCGACCGTCCCGCCGTCGGCCTCGGCGGCTGGAAGCGCCACGTCGGCCCCGGCCTGCTGCCCGTGGTGCTCCTGCCGGGCCTCGAGATCGTCCTCGAACGCAACGCGGAGCGCAGCGGTAACCGGCGCCTCTCGGACGAGGAGGTCGCCGGCATCCACGGGCGGATGGCCGGGTGGTACGGGTCCGGCCTGCCGATCATCGACAACTCGAAGTACGACGTGGAGACGACGGCGCGCGTCCTCGACGACGTGCTCGCGCGAGCGATCGCGAGCCCCCCGAGCTGGTAGGCGGGGCGGGCTGTGCCCGATGCGTCACGGACCGCGGCCCGGTGGGCTTTCGCGCCCCCTGCGGCGGCTGAGGTTCCAACGCCGGGCGGGCGTTCCGCATCGGCCCACGGCGGCAGAGGAGCCTTCGCACGGCGCCCGGCGGGAGCTGTCCGGCCTCGCTGCGGGTACGCCCGGCCGTAGGGGAGTGTGAGGCGTGGGCCCGCCGGGCGCAGGGGGGAGCCCCCGAAGCGCCCCACGGAGCGCGGTGCGAGGCCGTGCGGCGCCCGGCTCGGGGAAGTGGGGGACTTCCCCGCTGCCATAGGGCCGCGGGGACTTTCGCTGCCGTAGGGCCGGCGGAACGCGTTCCGCCGGCCGGACCCGCTCGGCCGCGTCACCGGGCCCGCAGCCTCCCGCGCTCGTACGCTCGAAGAATGTCTGAGGTGTATGGGGTTCGTCGTGGCCGACTGCGCGATCGATGCGCCGCTACCGGCAGCGCGGCGGCCCTGATCTCCCGGCCCGCGAACGTCCGCTATCTCGCCGGAGGGGCTCCGCCCGGCGCTGTGCTGCTCCTCGGTCCCGCCGACGACGTGCTCGTCTGTCCCCGCACGCCGACCGGCGATCCCGCCGACGGCCGCCCCGACGAGGGGCTGCGGCTCGTCGTCATGCAGACGTCCGCCGGCGACGCGGCGGTCGCCGCCGCCGAGCTGGCGCGTACGGAGGGCGTCGAGTCGCTGGCCGTCGAGGAGCACCATCTGACGGTCGCCCGGCACCGTGCGCTCGGATCGGTCGCGCCCCGGCTGCGCCTCGCCGATCTCGGGCTCGCCGTCGAGCAGCAGCGGATCGTCAAGGACGAGGACGAGATCGCCTGTCTGCGTATCGCGGCGGAGATCACCGACCAGGCCCTCGGGGAACTGCTCGAGTCCATCCTCGTGGGCCGCACCGAGCGGCATCTCGCCCTCGAGCTGGAACGTCGTCTGGTCGACCACGGCGCCGACGGCCCCGCGTTCGCGACCTCTGTCGCCACAGGCCCGAACTCGGGGCGAACTGGACACCGTCCGGGTGACCGGCGCGTGGAGGAGGGTGATTTCCTCTCCGTCTGCCTCGGCGCGAACTACCGCGGCTACCGGTGCGAGATCGGCCGTACCTTCGTGATCGGCACGACTCCGGCCGACTGGCAGATCGAGCTCTACGAGCTCGTCTTCGCCGCTCAGCGGGCCGGCCGGGAGGCCCTGCTCCCCGGGACCGCGTACCGCGACGTCGATCACGCGGCACGGCAGATCCTGGATGTCGCGGGCCACGGTGAGGAGCTCCCGCCCCGTACCGGGCACGGTGTCGGGCTCGAAATCGACGAGGACCCGCAGCTCGCCCCTGCGGCCATGGGTAAACTGGACGCTTGTGTGCCGGTCACCGTCGAACCGGGGGTCCACCTCCCGGGCCGGGGCGGGGTCCGGATCGATGACACGCTCGTCGTGCGCCAGGAGGCGGACGGCGGACCCGAGCTACTCACCATCACGACCAAGGAGCTGCTCGCGCTGTAGCGAGCCGCGGTGCGAAAGACTTGGTCGTCCACCCAGCGTCAGTCCAGGAGATTCCGCAACCGTGGCTTCCACGAACGACCTCAAGAACGGCATGGTGCTCAAGCTCGACGGAGGCCAGCTCTGGTCCGTCGTCGAGTTCCAGCACGTCAAGCCCGGCAAGGGCCCGGCCTTCGTGCGCACCAAGCTCAAGAACGTGCTCTCCGGCAAGGTCGTCGACAAGACCTTCAACGCCGGCGTGAAGGTCGAGACGGCCACCGTCGACCGCCGCGACATGCAGTTCTCTTACATGGACGGCGAGTACTTCGTCTTCATGGACATGCAGACCTACGACCAGCTGATGGTCGACCGCAAGCAGGTCGGCGACGCCGCGAACTTCCTCATCGAGGGCTTCACCGCCAGCGTCGCGCAGCACGAGGGCGAGGTGCTCTACGTGGAGCTCCCGGCCGCCGTCGAGCTGACCGTCCAGCACACCGAGCCCGGCGTGCAGGGCGACCGTTCCACCGGTGGTTCCAAGCCCGCCACCCTGGAGACCGGCTACGAGA
Coding sequences within it:
- a CDS encoding Pro-rich N-terminal domain-containing protein — its product is MQHAVGAPLPPPHGPGRGPTGWMHGAQHPGPGPGLPAGPPPPPAAPAGPPPPPQGSPGPVTPPGPPGPAPHGAPPQPSRETTGHIQLPPGGLVPIPAPPPADSGTGTAMLAVLLIGPAGAGKTTVARHWADHRRVPTAHISLDDVREWVCSGFADPQSGWNDNSEAQYRLARRTCGFAARNFLANGISCILDDAVFPDRPAVGLGGWKRHVGPGLLPVVLLPGLEIVLERNAERSGNRRLSDEEVAGIHGRMAGWYGSGLPIIDNSKYDVETTARVLDDVLARAIASPPSW
- a CDS encoding aminopeptidase P family protein, with translation MSEVYGVRRGRLRDRCAATGSAAALISRPANVRYLAGGAPPGAVLLLGPADDVLVCPRTPTGDPADGRPDEGLRLVVMQTSAGDAAVAAAELARTEGVESLAVEEHHLTVARHRALGSVAPRLRLADLGLAVEQQRIVKDEDEIACLRIAAEITDQALGELLESILVGRTERHLALELERRLVDHGADGPAFATSVATGPNSGRTGHRPGDRRVEEGDFLSVCLGANYRGYRCEIGRTFVIGTTPADWQIELYELVFAAQRAGREALLPGTAYRDVDHAARQILDVAGHGEELPPRTGHGVGLEIDEDPQLAPAAMGKLDACVPVTVEPGVHLPGRGGVRIDDTLVVRQEADGGPELLTITTKELLAL
- the aroB gene encoding 3-dehydroquinate synthase; protein product: MTDQAVTRIQIGGTAGTDPYEVLVGRQLLGELPGLIGTRAQRVAVLHPEALAETGEALRADLADQGYEAVAIQVPNAEEAKTVEVAAYCWKALGQTGFTRTDVIVGVGGGATTDLAGFVAASWLRGVRWIAVPTTVLAMVDAAVGGKTGINTAEGKNLVGAFHPPAGVLCDLAALDSLPVNDYVSGMAEIIKAGFIADPVILDLVEADPQGARTPAGPHTAELIVRSIQVKADVVSSDLKESGLREILNYGHTLAHAIEKNERYKWRHGAAVSVGMVFAAELGRLAGRLDDATADRHRTVLESVGLPLTYRGDQWPKLLETMKVDKKSRGNLLRFIVLDGLGKPTVLEGPDPAVLLAAYGEVSA
- a CDS encoding shikimate kinase; this translates as MSAPLIVLVGPMGSGKSTVGELLAGRLGVAFRDTDADIVAAEGREISDIFVEDGEDHFRDLERAAVRSALAEHPGVLALGGGAILDEGTRELLTGLPVAYLSMDVEEAVKRVGLNAARPLLAVNPRRQWRELMDARRPLYNEVARVVVATDDRTPEEVAQAVLDALELKDA
- the efp gene encoding elongation factor P: MASTNDLKNGMVLKLDGGQLWSVVEFQHVKPGKGPAFVRTKLKNVLSGKVVDKTFNAGVKVETATVDRRDMQFSYMDGEYFVFMDMQTYDQLMVDRKQVGDAANFLIEGFTASVAQHEGEVLYVELPAAVELTVQHTEPGVQGDRSTGGSKPATLETGYEIQVPLFITTGEKIKVDTRSGDYLGRVNS
- a CDS encoding type II 3-dehydroquinate dehydratase, which codes for MTRRVLVLNGPNLGRLGSREPDVYGATSYAGLVDTCRTLGKELGFDVDVRETNDEGEMIRWLHEAADGSIPVVLNPGAFTHYSYGMRDAAAQRTAPLIEVHISNPYTREAFRHTSVVAAVASGTVAGFGIGSYRLALRALAEEVGG